The following coding sequences lie in one Deltaproteobacteria bacterium genomic window:
- a CDS encoding GntR family transcriptional regulator, translating into MPFEVELDYDRGLPVYRQIYEAVTRALASGRLGSDEQLPTIVELAAQLGINPNTVARAYRDLEHDGHIVGKRGRGTFPAPDRKPAEGSRDDVLRDIYERAIRDGARHGLSPRDILRYFRKATTDG; encoded by the coding sequence GTGCCGTTCGAGGTCGAGCTCGACTACGACCGCGGTCTGCCGGTGTATCGGCAGATCTACGAGGCCGTGACGCGCGCGCTGGCCAGCGGCCGCCTCGGCAGCGACGAACAGCTGCCGACCATCGTCGAGCTCGCCGCCCAGCTGGGGATCAACCCCAACACCGTGGCCCGCGCCTATCGCGACCTCGAGCACGACGGTCACATCGTCGGCAAGCGCGGCCGCGGGACCTTCCCTGCGCCCGATCGCAAGCCCGCCGAGGGCTCGCGCGACGACGTCCTGCGCGACATCTACGAGCGGGCGATCCGTGACGGTGCGCGTCACGGCCTCTCGCCCCGCGACATCCTGCGCTACTTCCGAAAGGCAACCACCGATGGCTAA
- a CDS encoding OmpA family protein yields the protein MFGALLLTTAVGACKKPEYPKCKKDKHCKVDLGEKCVDGSCQNCATDADCVGKGNGFVCHEFRCQDPALITEGGAGGGEIGDPCTSQPDCTGGWACTEGKCAQCTDDIQCSPSTCNLDTGRCSNTGQCQTDDQCKMDEICDGGTCVFSGPGGSGGDVGGPCGLDAVYFGFDSDTVGDKQGADLKALATCIAEQGRNVILEAHADNVGTEEYNILLTERRGKSVKDMLINNGAPENLLQVVAKGDLEAQGTSEADRAKERNVTFVWP from the coding sequence ATGTTTGGTGCCCTGCTCCTCACGACCGCCGTGGGTGCGTGCAAGAAGCCCGAGTACCCGAAGTGCAAGAAGGACAAGCACTGCAAGGTCGACCTCGGCGAGAAGTGCGTCGATGGCTCGTGCCAGAACTGCGCGACCGATGCCGACTGCGTCGGCAAGGGCAACGGCTTCGTGTGTCACGAGTTCCGCTGTCAGGATCCCGCGCTCATCACCGAGGGTGGCGCCGGCGGCGGTGAAATCGGCGATCCGTGCACCTCGCAGCCCGACTGCACGGGTGGCTGGGCCTGCACCGAGGGCAAGTGCGCCCAGTGCACCGACGACATCCAGTGCTCGCCGTCGACCTGCAACCTCGACACGGGTCGCTGCTCGAACACCGGCCAGTGCCAGACCGACGACCAGTGCAAGATGGACGAGATCTGCGACGGTGGCACCTGCGTGTTCTCGGGCCCCGGTGGCAGCGGCGGTGACGTCGGTGGGCCCTGTGGCCTCGATGCCGTCTACTTCGGCTTCGACTCCGACACCGTCGGCGACAAGCAGGGCGCCGACCTCAAGGCGCTCGCGACCTGCATCGCGGAGCAGGGGCGCAACGTCATCCTCGAGGCGCACGCCGACAACGTCGGCACCGAGGAGTACAACATCCTGCTGACCGAGCGTCGCGGCAAGTCGGTGAAGGACATGCTCATCAACAACGGCGCGCCGGAGAACCTGCTGCAGGTGGTGGCCAAGGGCGACCTCGAGGCCCAGGGCACCAGCGAGGCCGACCGCGCCAAGGAGCGCAACGTCACCTTCGTGTGGCCGTAG
- a CDS encoding AarF/ABC1/UbiB kinase family protein encodes MNDRPVTKGRRLLRLASMTAQVAGGYAKSRIKAVFQSDADAERDRAQTHARSGELIAKTLGELKGAVMKVGQMASIAKDILPRELAEALATLQREAPPMPFDVIEEQIERELGQSPHALFQRFDRTPFAAASIGQVHRATTDDGREVVVKVQYPGVDEAVDSDLAHLRLALRASGLLKIERKALDALFDEIRRGLHEELDYCNEADNVRFFREHYRDNPDVVVPEVIGERSSQRVLTLGFEPGDHVDQTDEYPQELRDRLGALLFRTVCEQIFSLQTIHADPNPANFAFRSDGRLVFYDFGCVKRLQPEIVAAYKATVLAGLGEDYDGVEAGLLRLGARNPAMPAVPASYYKMWRDIFARPFVGDDPFDYAAANMHRDALEHVPGFLAKWVSSFQPPAELVFLDRVVVGHYGTMRRLGARGAFGPLLRPFLGP; translated from the coding sequence ATGAACGATCGCCCCGTCACCAAGGGTCGCCGACTGCTGCGACTCGCGAGCATGACGGCACAGGTCGCGGGTGGCTACGCGAAGTCCCGCATCAAGGCGGTGTTCCAGTCCGACGCCGACGCCGAACGCGACCGGGCGCAGACCCACGCGCGCTCGGGCGAACTCATCGCCAAGACCCTCGGTGAGCTCAAGGGTGCCGTGATGAAGGTGGGGCAGATGGCCTCGATCGCGAAGGACATCCTGCCCCGCGAGCTCGCCGAGGCGCTCGCGACCCTGCAGCGCGAGGCGCCGCCGATGCCCTTCGACGTCATCGAGGAGCAGATCGAGCGCGAGCTGGGTCAGTCACCCCACGCGCTGTTCCAGCGCTTCGATCGCACGCCGTTCGCGGCCGCATCGATCGGCCAGGTGCATCGCGCGACCACCGACGACGGCCGTGAGGTGGTCGTGAAGGTGCAGTACCCCGGCGTCGACGAGGCGGTCGACTCCGACCTCGCGCACCTGCGGCTCGCGCTGCGTGCCAGCGGCCTGCTGAAGATCGAGCGCAAGGCCCTCGACGCGCTGTTCGACGAGATTCGCCGCGGCCTGCACGAAGAGCTCGACTACTGCAACGAGGCCGACAACGTCCGCTTCTTCCGCGAGCACTACCGCGACAACCCCGATGTCGTGGTGCCGGAGGTCATCGGCGAGCGCAGCTCGCAGCGCGTGCTCACACTCGGCTTCGAGCCCGGCGATCACGTCGATCAGACCGACGAGTACCCGCAGGAGCTCCGCGATCGCCTGGGCGCGCTGCTGTTCCGCACCGTCTGCGAGCAGATCTTCTCGCTGCAGACGATCCACGCCGATCCAAACCCGGCCAACTTCGCCTTCCGCAGCGATGGTCGACTGGTGTTCTACGACTTCGGCTGTGTGAAGCGGCTGCAGCCCGAGATCGTCGCGGCCTACAAGGCGACCGTGCTCGCGGGGCTGGGCGAGGACTACGACGGCGTCGAGGCCGGCCTGCTGCGGCTGGGCGCGCGCAACCCCGCGATGCCGGCGGTGCCGGCCAGCTACTACAAGATGTGGCGCGACATCTTCGCGCGACCGTTCGTCGGCGACGACCCCTTCGACTACGCCGCCGCGAACATGCACCGCGACGCGCTCGAGCACGTGCCCGGCTTCCTCGCGAAGTGGGTGTCGTCGTTCCAGCCGCCTGCGGAGCTGGTGTTCCTGGATCGCGTGGTGGTCGGCCACTACGGGACCATGCGCAGGCTCGGCGCCCGCGGGGCCTTCGGACCGCTGCTGCGCCCGTTCCTGGGGCCGTGA
- a CDS encoding cellulase family glycosylhydrolase, giving the protein MDLPHEHVDAAAFDLTCDGTNLRDRLGRLRLLRGANVSGRCKAPPFLPFDDPTWFDVLADWGMNVVRLLVMWEAIEPERGHYDHGYLARVAQLVRAAGQRGLAVIVDFHQDLFSRSFGGDGAPAWATRPGRRRANGRSWFWHYGISSGVRASFDAFWRDQGGVRSSFVAAVAVTMRALADEPAVIGYDLFNEPMGRLRDLVRGRFERDALSAFHRDCIALRDREAPGRLLLVEPTPLAAFGAPTALAELTGDALVYAPHLYDATAILASRFVPRLSTFPPSLARVKATASAWRRPLFVGEFGVLGGIVGAAAMIEDQCARLDRAWASWAVWHFNPTAQDWNDEDASIVLPGGDERPWTAALVRPWPRALAGTPIELETASARPWTLRYRAEGDAATEVVVPPRWLAGRPLALTVEGADADHDESTGLLRLRAEPGGTVRVVLRR; this is encoded by the coding sequence ATGGACCTGCCCCACGAACACGTCGACGCCGCCGCGTTCGACCTGACGTGCGACGGCACGAACCTGCGCGACCGCCTCGGTCGCCTGCGATTGCTGCGCGGCGCCAATGTCTCGGGTCGCTGCAAGGCGCCGCCGTTCCTGCCCTTCGACGATCCGACGTGGTTCGACGTGCTCGCCGACTGGGGCATGAACGTCGTGCGCCTGCTGGTGATGTGGGAGGCCATCGAGCCCGAGCGCGGCCACTACGATCACGGCTACCTCGCGCGCGTGGCCCAGCTCGTGCGCGCCGCCGGGCAGCGCGGCCTCGCCGTCATCGTCGACTTCCACCAGGACCTGTTCTCGCGCAGCTTCGGCGGCGACGGGGCGCCGGCATGGGCGACACGGCCGGGGCGACGCCGCGCGAACGGCCGCAGCTGGTTCTGGCACTACGGCATCTCGTCGGGGGTACGCGCCAGCTTCGACGCGTTCTGGCGCGACCAGGGCGGCGTGCGCAGCTCGTTCGTCGCGGCGGTCGCGGTCACCATGCGTGCGCTCGCGGACGAGCCGGCGGTCATCGGCTACGACCTCTTCAACGAGCCCATGGGCCGCCTGCGCGACCTCGTGCGCGGCCGCTTCGAGCGCGACGCGCTGTCGGCGTTCCACCGCGACTGCATCGCGCTGCGCGACCGCGAGGCGCCGGGTCGTCTGCTGCTGGTCGAACCCACGCCGCTGGCCGCGTTCGGGGCCCCGACCGCGCTCGCCGAGCTCACCGGTGACGCGCTGGTGTACGCGCCGCACCTGTACGACGCGACCGCGATCCTGGCGTCGCGCTTCGTGCCGCGGCTGTCGACCTTCCCACCCTCGCTCGCGCGGGTGAAGGCGACCGCGAGCGCGTGGCGACGGCCGCTGTTCGTGGGGGAGTTCGGCGTGCTCGGTGGCATCGTCGGCGCCGCGGCGATGATCGAAGACCAGTGCGCGCGGCTCGATCGCGCGTGGGCGAGCTGGGCGGTGTGGCACTTCAATCCCACCGCGCAGGACTGGAACGACGAGGACGCCTCGATCGTGCTGCCGGGCGGCGACGAGCGGCCGTGGACCGCCGCGTTGGTGCGCCCGTGGCCGCGCGCGCTGGCGGGCACGCCGATCGAGCTCGAGACCGCCAGCGCGCGGCCGTGGACGCTGCGCTACCGCGCCGAGGGTGATGCCGCAACCGAGGTGGTGGTACCGCCGCGGTGGCTCGCGGGCCGGCCGCTGGCGCTCACGGTCGAGGGCGCCGACGCCGATCACGACGAATCCACCGGCCTGCTGCGCCTGCGTGCCGAACCCGGCGGCACGGTGCGCGTGGTGCTGCGTCGCTGA
- a CDS encoding NUDIX domain-containing protein, translating to MPKVSAGLLMVRRDFDGLQFLLAHPGGPFFTRRDDGVWSIPKGAVEPGEDNLTAALREFHEETGLARPSGPFESLGEVRQAGGKIVHAWAFFGDCNPSRLSSNTFEVEWPRGSGRAQKFPEVDRFAFFDATDAIRKLVAAQGAFIERAAARLR from the coding sequence GTGCCCAAGGTCAGTGCAGGACTGCTCATGGTCCGTCGCGACTTCGATGGCCTGCAGTTCCTGCTCGCCCACCCGGGCGGTCCATTCTTCACGCGGCGCGACGACGGCGTGTGGAGCATCCCCAAGGGCGCGGTCGAGCCCGGCGAGGACAACCTCACCGCCGCGCTGCGCGAGTTCCACGAGGAGACCGGTCTGGCCCGCCCGAGCGGGCCGTTCGAGTCGCTCGGCGAGGTCCGGCAGGCCGGCGGCAAGATCGTCCACGCGTGGGCCTTCTTCGGCGACTGCAATCCTTCGCGACTGAGCAGCAACACCTTCGAGGTCGAGTGGCCGCGCGGCTCCGGTCGCGCGCAGAAATTCCCCGAGGTCGATCGCTTCGCGTTCTTCGACGCCACCGATGCGATCCGCAAGTTGGTCGCCGCCCAGGGCGCGTTCATCGAGCGCGCCGCGGCGCGTCTGCGCTGA
- the tatC gene encoding twin-arginine translocase subunit TatC, which produces MAEPTQTNNGADGLAEGPEGDTPMSFFDHLGELRRRITRAFIALVLGAVIAYAFIDHITAFMWIPFGEAWDSAGMEGQPTLLNLAALDVILTDIWVALFAGLFMAAPVVFYQLWMFIAPGLYNQEKRLVVPFVATSAVMFVAGAAFCYYVVLPIATEFFLTYGQQKNVGLGDVVVKTAYTYADYASYVMKMLFGFGIMFEMPLAVFFLSKAGIITYVTLLRHWKIAILLITIASAVLTPPDPVTIWLMGIPMTALYFVSVVVAYVVSKPQVEAMRRLEAELAAAPPDAGDDDE; this is translated from the coding sequence GTGGCCGAACCCACCCAGACCAACAACGGTGCCGACGGGCTCGCCGAGGGACCCGAGGGCGACACCCCGATGTCGTTCTTCGATCACCTCGGGGAGCTGCGTCGCCGCATCACGCGTGCGTTCATCGCCCTCGTGCTGGGCGCGGTGATCGCCTACGCCTTCATCGATCACATCACCGCGTTCATGTGGATCCCATTCGGTGAAGCGTGGGACTCCGCCGGCATGGAGGGCCAGCCGACGCTGCTCAACCTCGCTGCGCTCGACGTCATCCTCACCGACATCTGGGTCGCACTGTTCGCCGGCCTCTTCATGGCCGCGCCGGTGGTGTTCTACCAGCTGTGGATGTTCATCGCGCCGGGGCTCTACAACCAAGAGAAGCGCCTGGTCGTGCCGTTCGTGGCCACCAGCGCGGTGATGTTCGTGGCCGGCGCCGCGTTCTGCTACTACGTCGTGCTGCCCATCGCGACCGAGTTCTTCCTGACCTACGGGCAGCAGAAGAACGTCGGTCTCGGCGACGTGGTGGTGAAGACCGCGTACACCTACGCGGACTACGCCAGCTACGTCATGAAGATGCTGTTCGGCTTCGGCATCATGTTCGAGATGCCGCTGGCCGTCTTCTTCCTGTCGAAGGCCGGCATCATCACCTACGTGACGCTGCTGCGGCACTGGAAGATCGCGATCCTGTTGATCACGATCGCGTCCGCGGTGCTGACGCCGCCGGACCCCGTGACGATCTGGCTCATGGGTATCCCCATGACGGCGCTGTACTTCGTCAGCGTGGTGGTCGCGTACGTCGTGAGCAAGCCGCAGGTCGAGGCGATGCGGCGCCTCGAGGCCGAGCTCGCGGCGGCGCCCCCCGACGCGGGTGACGACGACGAGTAG
- a CDS encoding tetratricopeptide repeat protein yields MRAGHRPKAECLERRAARCIDGVAARRHGHEDATIVTIVRENVRGHWWNPRESGSNDAVVTPPTSRPLARASEHLAGGRFAEAAGAFKAVLQIDPDEPQAHVGLGHCARARGRGAEAFAHFVRAAEIHREREENDDALGCYAQAVAADPSQLDVHVDIAAIEAEVGQLDAARQRLEGLAENYLARGRSDDAVAILEFVNQWDDDAGDEVEVEIDAVPEPVAASHSGIIAPPIGVQVLPEMAAVELPVRDTEGTMVIQTFLLTPEGRPFIPGMFEPEPAPRRDTAVPTAAPRRDTAVPTAAPRRDTAVPTAAPRRDTAVPTAAPRRDTAVPTAAPRSGTAALTLAPRETADDASEAAAFETEIDIDATGSRRAPRRAAPQLASLDELDDVVLPPGFEDNEPADEREATTMRPIPTAAMPQPVAAAARSAAPPSVDAAGRTLAERLRSTRARTAATPAKPAAAARPTAATSKPTAATSKPAAATKPAAAATKPAAAATKPAVASSKPAAAKPAAAAKPAAATSKPAAAKPAAAASRPVTTGRSNAAGKPASATSAPRHATTAASRPTTRTPAGPTAAHSTTAAIPAARGGAIARPSTSAPARPTGGTRPATPSPGAPRASASANAPARPSASTRPTPTTPTTTASPKAAPARPAGKPAASPRATTPTARAGTGAGAPTRGKPQPTEGDTIRSAPPIPPPGYRADQVVVMRPRGTAPGVPAAVTPSATLPMVIPAPGRDDIDDQHTVLYRGDG; encoded by the coding sequence TTGCGAGCGGGACATCGGCCTAAAGCGGAATGTCTTGAACGCCGAGCGGCCCGCTGCATCGACGGCGTCGCGGCCCGTCGGCACGGGCACGAGGACGCGACCATCGTCACGATCGTCCGAGAAAACGTCCGTGGGCACTGGTGGAACCCACGGGAATCGGGGTCCAATGATGCTGTCGTGACGCCTCCCACCAGTCGGCCCCTCGCACGTGCATCGGAACACCTCGCCGGCGGACGCTTCGCAGAGGCGGCGGGTGCCTTCAAGGCGGTGCTGCAGATCGACCCCGACGAGCCCCAGGCCCACGTCGGGCTCGGCCACTGTGCGCGCGCGCGCGGGCGCGGTGCCGAGGCGTTCGCCCACTTCGTGCGCGCGGCCGAGATCCATCGCGAGCGCGAGGAGAACGACGACGCGCTCGGCTGCTATGCGCAGGCGGTCGCTGCCGATCCTTCGCAGCTCGACGTGCACGTCGACATCGCAGCGATCGAGGCCGAGGTCGGCCAGCTCGACGCCGCGCGACAGCGCCTCGAAGGCCTCGCCGAGAACTACCTCGCGCGCGGCCGCTCCGACGACGCGGTCGCGATCCTCGAGTTCGTGAACCAGTGGGACGACGACGCCGGTGACGAGGTCGAGGTCGAGATCGACGCGGTACCCGAGCCGGTGGCAGCGTCGCACTCCGGCATCATCGCGCCGCCGATCGGCGTGCAGGTGCTGCCCGAGATGGCCGCCGTCGAGCTGCCGGTGCGCGACACCGAGGGCACGATGGTCATCCAGACCTTCCTGCTCACGCCGGAGGGGCGACCGTTCATCCCGGGCATGTTCGAGCCCGAGCCGGCACCACGCCGCGACACCGCCGTGCCCACGGCTGCACCACGTCGCGACACCGCCGTGCCCACGGCTGCACCACGTCGCGACACCGCCGTGCCCACGGCTGCACCACGTCGCGACACCGCCGTGCCCACGGCTGCACCACGTCGCGACACCGCCGTGCCCACGGCTGCACCACGCAGCGGCACCGCGGCCCTGACGCTGGCCCCCCGCGAGACCGCCGACGACGCGTCGGAGGCCGCCGCGTTCGAGACCGAGATCGACATCGATGCCACCGGCTCGCGTCGCGCACCGCGACGCGCGGCGCCGCAACTGGCATCGCTGGACGAGCTCGACGATGTCGTGCTGCCGCCGGGATTCGAAGACAACGAGCCCGCCGACGAGCGCGAGGCCACGACCATGCGCCCGATCCCCACCGCCGCGATGCCGCAACCGGTCGCCGCGGCCGCACGATCCGCGGCGCCCCCATCGGTCGACGCCGCCGGGCGCACGCTCGCGGAGCGACTCCGCAGCACGCGAGCCCGCACGGCCGCCACACCCGCGAAGCCCGCCGCAGCAGCGAGACCCACGGCTGCGACTTCGAAGCCCACCGCGGCAACCTCGAAGCCCGCCGCAGCGACCAAGCCCGCCGCCGCAGCGACCAAGCCCGCCGCAGCCGCAACCAAGCCCGCCGTCGCAAGCTCGAAGCCCGCCGCAGCGAAGCCCGCCGCCGCAGCGAAGCCCGCCGCCGCAACCTCGAAGCCCGCCGCAGCGAAGCCCGCCGCAGCAGCGAGCAGGCCCGTCACCACCGGTCGGTCGAACGCCGCGGGCAAGCCCGCGTCGGCGACGTCGGCTCCGCGCCACGCGACGACGGCGGCGAGCCGACCGACGACGCGCACCCCCGCGGGTCCCACGGCGGCGCATTCGACCACCGCGGCGATCCCCGCTGCGCGCGGCGGTGCGATCGCCCGCCCTTCGACCTCCGCGCCCGCGCGTCCGACCGGCGGCACGCGTCCGGCCACGCCGTCGCCGGGGGCTCCGCGAGCGAGCGCCAGCGCCAATGCACCGGCGCGCCCATCGGCGAGCACGCGCCCGACCCCGACCACCCCGACCACGACGGCAAGCCCGAAGGCCGCGCCTGCACGACCCGCCGGCAAGCCCGCGGCGTCGCCACGGGCGACCACACCGACGGCGCGCGCTGGCACCGGCGCGGGTGCACCCACGCGTGGCAAGCCGCAGCCGACCGAAGGCGACACCATCCGCTCGGCGCCGCCGATTCCTCCGCCGGGCTATCGTGCGGATCAGGTCGTCGTCATGCGTCCTCGCGGCACCGCGCCCGGCGTCCCCGCTGCGGTCACGCCCAGCGCGACCCTACCCATGGTGATCCCGGCACCAGGCCGCGACGACATCGACGATCAGCACACGGTGCTCTACCGCGGCGACGGCTGA
- a CDS encoding CHAD domain-containing protein codes for MVAVETEAKLVCGPDFVERELLGWLARRGDVSGPVELQQQDTYLDTRTDELVAAGLAVRVRDSAGLRTVELKPVPIERSLVLARSEFTCALRPGEDAGERVRTWVAELFGLELGETPREVLTLTTTRRRFAVSIDGTAMELCVDHVRAAEPHARRASFHELELELRSGDAAVLRELAVQLSKRAGLSASHRTKFERARASLGLGEFRYGAKAPSPDADALLVDAARAVIHAWWQTVLAHVPGVRVGLDPEHVHKMRVAMRRLRTALRVYEAAFDPEAGDDFRRRLRSFGRLLGQVRDYDVQREAIPAWRAAFVGIAAEAWADVDDRLVRRRHRARLQVLQAMRSEAWRELVVAAERCIASAVPGLRHTVGAAAPGLVAARVERCARAFARLRDDGDAEDAHALRIEIKNLRYTVEFFAPVLGPHVEEPLRAVTELQDRLGEVQDGVQTGRLAGELLVMPPPPVAATAAALGALVGHGHAMAQTARALGLAAADHVGLETALAALR; via the coding sequence ATGGTCGCCGTCGAGACCGAAGCCAAGCTCGTGTGCGGTCCCGACTTCGTGGAGCGCGAGCTGTTGGGGTGGCTCGCCCGACGCGGCGACGTCAGCGGCCCGGTGGAGCTGCAGCAGCAAGACACCTATCTCGACACTCGCACCGACGAGCTGGTCGCGGCCGGGCTCGCGGTGCGCGTGCGCGACAGTGCGGGCCTGCGGACGGTCGAGCTCAAGCCGGTGCCGATCGAGCGCTCGCTGGTGTTGGCGCGCTCGGAGTTCACCTGTGCGCTGCGACCCGGTGAGGACGCCGGTGAGCGGGTGCGGACCTGGGTCGCCGAGTTGTTCGGGCTCGAGCTCGGCGAGACCCCCCGCGAGGTGCTGACCCTGACGACCACGCGGCGTCGCTTCGCGGTCTCGATCGACGGCACGGCGATGGAGCTGTGCGTCGACCACGTCCGTGCCGCCGAGCCCCACGCCCGCCGCGCGAGCTTCCACGAGCTCGAGCTCGAGCTGCGCTCGGGGGACGCGGCGGTGCTGCGCGAGCTCGCGGTCCAGCTCTCGAAGCGCGCGGGTCTCTCGGCGTCACACCGCACCAAGTTCGAGCGGGCGCGCGCGAGCCTGGGCCTCGGAGAGTTCCGCTACGGCGCCAAGGCGCCCAGCCCCGACGCAGACGCGCTGCTGGTCGACGCCGCGCGCGCGGTCATCCACGCGTGGTGGCAGACCGTGCTGGCCCACGTACCCGGCGTGCGCGTGGGCCTCGACCCCGAGCACGTGCACAAGATGCGGGTCGCGATGCGGCGCCTTCGTACCGCGCTGCGGGTCTACGAGGCCGCGTTCGATCCCGAGGCCGGTGACGACTTCCGCCGGCGGCTGCGGTCGTTCGGCCGCTTGCTGGGCCAGGTGCGCGACTACGACGTGCAACGCGAGGCGATCCCCGCGTGGCGTGCCGCGTTCGTCGGCATTGCGGCCGAGGCGTGGGCCGACGTCGACGATCGACTGGTGCGTCGCCGCCATCGCGCGAGGTTGCAGGTGCTGCAGGCGATGCGCTCCGAGGCGTGGCGCGAGCTCGTGGTCGCAGCCGAGCGCTGCATCGCCAGCGCAGTGCCGGGGCTGCGCCACACCGTCGGTGCAGCCGCGCCGGGCCTGGTCGCGGCTCGGGTCGAACGTTGCGCTCGCGCGTTCGCACGCCTGCGTGACGACGGCGACGCCGAGGATGCCCACGCGCTGCGCATCGAGATCAAGAACCTGCGCTACACCGTCGAGTTCTTCGCGCCGGTGTTGGGGCCCCACGTCGAGGAGCCGTTGCGGGCGGTGACCGAGCTGCAGGATCGCCTCGGCGAGGTGCAAGATGGCGTGCAGACCGGGCGGCTGGCCGGCGAGCTGTTGGTGATGCCGCCCCCGCCGGTGGCTGCGACGGCGGCGGCCCTCGGCGCGCTCGTCGGGCACGGTCACGCGATGGCCCAGACCGCGCGGGCGCTGGGGCTGGCCGCTGCCGACCACGTCGGCCTCGAGACCGCACTCGCAGCCCTGCGATAG
- a CDS encoding MaoC family dehydratase, giving the protein MGALTVEGIEGMRALVGKTLGPTAPVVLDQAAVQAFADATHDHQWIHLDVERARKTAFGGTIAHGYFVLSLLPQLMFERLLDVRGVSAMLNYGADKLRFPDVAKVGCELTMSATLESLTPRPPGELATFAVEFRASGSAKPCCVAQILLLLLP; this is encoded by the coding sequence ATGGGCGCACTGACGGTCGAGGGCATCGAGGGCATGCGTGCGTTGGTCGGCAAGACCCTGGGACCGACCGCACCGGTGGTGTTGGATCAGGCGGCGGTGCAGGCCTTCGCGGACGCGACCCACGATCACCAGTGGATTCACCTCGACGTCGAGCGTGCGCGCAAGACCGCGTTCGGCGGTACGATCGCCCACGGCTACTTCGTGCTGAGTCTGCTGCCGCAGCTGATGTTCGAGCGCCTGCTCGACGTACGGGGCGTGAGCGCGATGCTCAACTACGGCGCCGACAAGCTGCGCTTCCCCGACGTCGCGAAGGTCGGCTGCGAGCTGACGATGTCGGCGACGCTCGAGTCGTTGACCCCGCGACCGCCTGGCGAGCTCGCGACCTTCGCGGTCGAGTTCCGCGCCTCGGGCTCGGCGAAGCCGTGCTGCGTGGCGCAGATCCTGCTGCTCTTGCTGCCGTGA